One window from the genome of Melospiza georgiana isolate bMelGeo1 chromosome 13, bMelGeo1.pri, whole genome shotgun sequence encodes:
- the RGMA gene encoding repulsive guidance molecule A: protein MRPPRERIVVKARAGWMGMGRGAGSTALGLFQILPVFLCIFPSVTSPCKILKCNSEFWAATSGSHHLGAEEAPEFCTALRAYAHCTRRTARTCRGDLAYHSAVHGIDDLMVQHNCSKDGPTSQPRLRTLPPGDSQERSDSPEICHYEKSFHKHSAAPNYTHCGLFGDPHLRTFTDTFQTCKVQGAWPLIDNNYLNVQVTNTPVLPGSSATATSKLTIIFKSFQECVEQKVYQAEMDELPAAFVDGSKNGGDKHGANSLKITEKVSGQHIEIQAKYIGTTIVVRQVGRYLTFAVRMPEEVVNAVEDRESQGLYLCLRGCPANQQIDFQAVRSAQATEGRARRKGPSLPAPPEAFTYETATAKCREKLPVEDLYFQSCVFDLLTTGDVNFMLAAYYAFEDVKMLHSNKDKLHLYERTRVLSPGNTAPTGTHPALWVALLCLCWLCLL, encoded by the exons GGAGAGGATAGTGGTTAAAGCTCGAGCTGGATGGATGGGTatggggagaggggcaggatccaCAGCCCTGGGACTTTTCCAAATCCTCCCTGTCTTTCTCTGCATCTTCCCTTCAG TGACATCTCCATGCAAGATCCTCAAGTGCAACTCTGAGTTCTGGGCGGCCACGTCGGGCTCGCACCACCTGGGCGCGGAGGAGGCGCCCGAGTTCTGCACGGCGCTGCGGGCCTACGCGCACTGCACGCGCCGCACCGCCCGCACCTGCAGGGGAGACCTGGCCTACCACTCGGCCGTGCATGGCATAGACGATCTCATGGTGCAGCACAACTGCTCCAAGGATGGCCCCACGTCCCAGCCCCGCCTCCGGACATTGCCCCCCGGGGACAGCCAGGAGCGCTCCGACAGCCCCGAGATCTGCCACTACGAGAAGAGCTTCCACAAGCACTCGGCCGCCCCCAACTACACCCACTGCGGGCTCTTTGGGGACCCCCACCTCAGGACTTTCACGGACACTTTCCAGACCTGCAAGGTGCAGGGGGCTTGGCCACTCATAGACAATAACTACCTGAACGTGCAGGTCACCAACACGCCTGTGCTGCCTGGCTCCTCGGCCACCGCCACCAGCAAG CTCACCATCATCTTCAAGAGCTTCCAGGAGTGTGTGGAGCAGAAAGTGTACCAGGCAGAGATGGACGAGCTCCCCGCCGCCTTCGTCGACGGCTCCAAGAACGGAGGGGACAAGCACGGGGCCAACAGCCTGAAGATCACGGAGAAGGTGTCGGGCCAGCACATCGAGATCCAGGCCAAGTACATCGGCACCACCATTGTGGTGAGGCAGGTGGGCCGCTACCTCACCTTCGCCGTGCGCATGCCGGAGGAGGTGGTCAACGCCGTGGAGGACAGGGAGAGCCAGGGCCTCTACCTGTGCCTCCGTGGCTGCCCGGCCAACCAGCAGATTGACTTCCAGGCCGTGCGCTCGGCCCAGGCCACGGAGGGCCGGGCCCGCAGGAAGGGGCCCAGCCTGCCCGCCCCGCCCGAGGCCTTCACCTACGAGACGGCCACGGCCAAGTGCAGGGAGAAGCTGCCCGTGGAGGACCTCTACTTCCAGTCCTGTGTCTTTGACCTCCTCACCACGGGGGATGTCAACTTCATGCTGGCTGCTTACTATGCCTTTGAGGACGTGAAGATGCTTCACTCCAACAAGGACAAGCTGCACCTCTATGAAAGGACACGGGTGCTGAGCCCGGGCAACACGGCGCCCACGGGAACGCATCCCGCCCTCTGGGTagcactgctgtgtttgtgttggCTGTGCTTGTTATAG